From Macaca mulatta isolate MMU2019108-1 chromosome 1, T2T-MMU8v2.0, whole genome shotgun sequence, the proteins below share one genomic window:
- the HNRNPU gene encoding heterogeneous nuclear ribonucleoprotein U isoform X1, whose amino-acid sequence MSSSPVNVKKLKVSELKEELKKRRLSDKGLKAELMERLQAALDDEEAGGRPAMEPGNGSLDLGGDSAGRSGAGLEQEAAVGGDEEEEEEEEEEEGISALDGDQMELGEENGAAGAADSGPMEEEEAASEDENGDDQGFQEGEDELGDEEEGAGDENGHGEQQPQPPATQQQQTQQQRGAAKEAAGKSSGPTSLFAVTVAPPGARQGQQQAGGKKKAEGGGGGGRPGAPAAGDGKTEQKGGDKKRGVKRPREDHGRGYFEYIEENKYSRAKSPQPPVEEEDEHFDDTVVCLDTYNCDLHFKISRDRLSASSLTMESFAFLWAGGRASYGVSKGKVCFEMKVTEKIPVRHLYTKDIDIHEVRIGWSLTTSGMLLGEEEFSYGYSLKGIKTCNCETEDYGEKFDENDVITCFANFESDEVELSYAKNGQDLGIAFKISKEVLAGRPLFPHVLCHNCAVEFNFGQKEKPYFPIPEEYTFIQNVPLEDRVRGPKGPEEKKDCEVVMMIGLPGAGKTTWVTKHAAENPGKYNILGTNTIMDKMMVAGFKKQMADTGKLNTLLQRAPQCLGKFIEIAARKKRNFILDQTNVSAAAQRRKMCLFAGFQRKAVVVCPKDEDYKQRTQKKAEVEGKDLPEHAVLKMKGNFTLPEVAECFDEITYVELQKEEAQKLLEQYKEESKKALPPEKKQNTGSKKSNKNKSGKNQFNRGGGHRGRGGFNMRGGNFRGGAPGNRGGYNRRGNMPQRGGGGGGSGGIGYPYPRAPVFPGRGSYSNRGNYNRGGMPNRGNYNQNFRGRGNNRGYKNQSQGYNQWQQGQFWGQKPWSQHYHQGYY is encoded by the exons ATGAGTTCCTCGCCTGTTAATGTAAAAAAGCTGAAGGTGTCGGAGCTGAAAGAGGAGCTCAAGAAGCGACGCCTTTCTGACAAGGGTCTCAAGGCCGAGCTCATGGAGCGACTCCAGGCCGCGCTGGACGACGAGGAGGCCGGGGGCCGCCCCGCCATGGAGCCCGGGAACGGCAGCCTAGACCTGGGCGGGGATTCCGCCGGGCGCTCGGGAGCAGGCCTCGAGCAGGAGGCCGCGGTCGGCGgcgatgaagaggaggaggaagaggaagaggaggaggaaggaatcTCCGCCCTGGACGGCGACCAGATGGAGCTAGGAGAGGAGAACGGGGCCGCGGGGGCGGCCGACTCGGGCccgatggaggaggaggaggccgcCTCGGAAGACGAGAACGGCGACGATCAGGGTTTCCAGGAAGGGGAAGATGAGCTCGGGGACGAAGAGGAAGGCGCGGGCGACGAGAACGGGCACGGGGAGCAGCAGCCTCAACCGCCGGCGACGCAGCAGCAACAGACCCAACAGCAGCGCGGGGCCGCCAAGGAGGCCGCGGGGAAGAGCAGCGGCCCCACCTCGCTGTTCGCGGTGACGGTGGCGCCGCCCGGGGCGAGGCAGGGCCAGCAGCAGGCGGGAGGTAAGAAGAAGGCGGAAGGCGGCGGAGGCGGCGGTCGCCCCGGGGCTCCGGCGGCGG GGGACggcaaaacagaacagaaaggcGGAGATAAAAAGAGGGGTGTTAAAAGACCACGAGAAGATCATGGCCGTGGATATTTTGAGTACATTGAAGAGAACAAGTATAGCAG AGCCAAATCTCCTCAGCCACCGGTTGAAGAAGAAGATGAACACTTCGATGACACAGTGGTTTGTCTTGATACTT ATAATTGtgatctacattttaaaatatcaagagATCGTCTCAGTGCTTCTTCCCTTACAATGgaaagttttgcttttctttgggCTGGAGGAAGAGCATCTTATGGTGTGTCAAAAGGCAAAGTGTGTTTTGAGATGAAG GTTACAGAGAAGATCCCAGTAAGGCATTTATATACAAAAGATATTGACATACATGAAGTTCGTATTGGCTGGTCACTAACTACAAGTGGAATGTTACTTG GTGAAGAAGAATTTTCTTACGGGTATTCtctaaaaggaataaaaacatgCAACTGTGAGACTGAAGATTATGGAGAAAAGTTTGATGAAAATGATGTGATTACATGTTTTGCT AACTTTGAAAGTGATGAAGTAGAACTCTCCTATGCTAAGAATGGACAAGATCTTGGCATTGCTTTCAAAATCAGTAAGGAAGTTCTTGCTGGACGGCCACTCTTCCCGCATGTTCTCTGCCACAACTGTGCAGTTGAATTTAATTTTGGTCAGAAGGAAAAGCCATATTTTCCAATACCTGAAGAGTATACTTTTATCCAGAATGTCCCCTTAGAGGATCGAGTTAGAGGACCAAAGGGGCCTGAAGAGAAGAAAGATTGTGaa GTTGTGATGATGATTGGCTTGCCAGGAGCTGGAAAAACTACCTGGGTTACTAAGCATGCAGCGGAAAATCCAGGGAAATACAACATTCTTGGCACAAATACTATTATGGATAAAATGATG GTGGCAGGTTTTAAGAAGCAAATGGCAGATACTGGAAAACTGAACACACTGTTGCAGAGAGCCCCACAGTGTCTTGGGAAATTTATTGAGATTGCTGCCCGAAAGAAGCGAAATTTCATTCTGGATCAG acaaatgtgTCTGCTGCTGCCCAGAGGAGAAAAATGTGCCTGTTCGCAGGCTTCCAGCGAAAAGCTGTTGTAGTGTGCCCAAAAGATGAAGACTATAAGCAAAGAACACAGAAGAAAGCAGAAGTAGAGGGGAAAGACTTACCAGAACATGCGGTCCTCAAAATGAAAG GAAACTTTACCCTCCCAGAGGTAGCTGAGTGCTTTGATGAAATAACCTATGTTGAACTTCAGAAGGAAGAAGCCCAAAAACTTTTGGAGCAATataaggaagaaagcaaaaaggCTCTTCCAccagaaaagaaacagaacactggctcaaagaaaagcaataaaaataagagtGGCAAGAACCAGTTTAACAGAGGTGGTGGCCATAGAGGACGTGGAGGATTCAATATGCGTGGTGGAAATTTCAGAGGAGGAG CCCCTGGGAATCGTGGCGGATATAATAGGAGGGGCAACATGCCACAGAGAGGTGGTGGCGGCGGTGGAAGTGGTGGAATCGGCTATCCATACCCTCGTGCCCCTGTTTTTCCTGGCCGTGGTAGTTATTCAAACAGAGGGAACTACAACAGAGGTGGAATGCCCAACAGAGGGAACTACAACCAG AACTTCAGAGGACGAGGAAACAATCGTGGCTACAAAAATCAATCTCAGGGCTACAACCAGTGGCAGCAGGGT CAATTCTGGGGTCAGAAGCCATGGAGTCAGCATTATCACCAAGGATATTATTGA
- the HNRNPU gene encoding heterogeneous nuclear ribonucleoprotein U isoform X2, producing the protein MSSSPVNVKKLKVSELKEELKKRRLSDKGLKAELMERLQAALDDEEAGGRPAMEPGNGSLDLGGDSAGRSGAGLEQEAAVGGDEEEEEEEEEEEGISALDGDQMELGEENGAAGAADSGPMEEEEAASEDENGDDQGFQEGEDELGDEEEGAGDENGHGEQQPQPPATQQQQTQQQRGAAKEAAGKSSGPTSLFAVTVAPPGARQGQQQAGGDGKTEQKGGDKKRGVKRPREDHGRGYFEYIEENKYSRAKSPQPPVEEEDEHFDDTVVCLDTYNCDLHFKISRDRLSASSLTMESFAFLWAGGRASYGVSKGKVCFEMKVTEKIPVRHLYTKDIDIHEVRIGWSLTTSGMLLGEEEFSYGYSLKGIKTCNCETEDYGEKFDENDVITCFANFESDEVELSYAKNGQDLGIAFKISKEVLAGRPLFPHVLCHNCAVEFNFGQKEKPYFPIPEEYTFIQNVPLEDRVRGPKGPEEKKDCEVVMMIGLPGAGKTTWVTKHAAENPGKYNILGTNTIMDKMMVAGFKKQMADTGKLNTLLQRAPQCLGKFIEIAARKKRNFILDQTNVSAAAQRRKMCLFAGFQRKAVVVCPKDEDYKQRTQKKAEVEGKDLPEHAVLKMKGNFTLPEVAECFDEITYVELQKEEAQKLLEQYKEESKKALPPEKKQNTGSKKSNKNKSGKNQFNRGGGHRGRGGFNMRGGNFRGGAPGNRGGYNRRGNMPQRGGGGGGSGGIGYPYPRAPVFPGRGSYSNRGNYNRGGMPNRGNYNQNFRGRGNNRGYKNQSQGYNQWQQGQFWGQKPWSQHYHQGYY; encoded by the exons ATGAGTTCCTCGCCTGTTAATGTAAAAAAGCTGAAGGTGTCGGAGCTGAAAGAGGAGCTCAAGAAGCGACGCCTTTCTGACAAGGGTCTCAAGGCCGAGCTCATGGAGCGACTCCAGGCCGCGCTGGACGACGAGGAGGCCGGGGGCCGCCCCGCCATGGAGCCCGGGAACGGCAGCCTAGACCTGGGCGGGGATTCCGCCGGGCGCTCGGGAGCAGGCCTCGAGCAGGAGGCCGCGGTCGGCGgcgatgaagaggaggaggaagaggaagaggaggaggaaggaatcTCCGCCCTGGACGGCGACCAGATGGAGCTAGGAGAGGAGAACGGGGCCGCGGGGGCGGCCGACTCGGGCccgatggaggaggaggaggccgcCTCGGAAGACGAGAACGGCGACGATCAGGGTTTCCAGGAAGGGGAAGATGAGCTCGGGGACGAAGAGGAAGGCGCGGGCGACGAGAACGGGCACGGGGAGCAGCAGCCTCAACCGCCGGCGACGCAGCAGCAACAGACCCAACAGCAGCGCGGGGCCGCCAAGGAGGCCGCGGGGAAGAGCAGCGGCCCCACCTCGCTGTTCGCGGTGACGGTGGCGCCGCCCGGGGCGAGGCAGGGCCAGCAGCAGGCGGGAG GGGACggcaaaacagaacagaaaggcGGAGATAAAAAGAGGGGTGTTAAAAGACCACGAGAAGATCATGGCCGTGGATATTTTGAGTACATTGAAGAGAACAAGTATAGCAG AGCCAAATCTCCTCAGCCACCGGTTGAAGAAGAAGATGAACACTTCGATGACACAGTGGTTTGTCTTGATACTT ATAATTGtgatctacattttaaaatatcaagagATCGTCTCAGTGCTTCTTCCCTTACAATGgaaagttttgcttttctttgggCTGGAGGAAGAGCATCTTATGGTGTGTCAAAAGGCAAAGTGTGTTTTGAGATGAAG GTTACAGAGAAGATCCCAGTAAGGCATTTATATACAAAAGATATTGACATACATGAAGTTCGTATTGGCTGGTCACTAACTACAAGTGGAATGTTACTTG GTGAAGAAGAATTTTCTTACGGGTATTCtctaaaaggaataaaaacatgCAACTGTGAGACTGAAGATTATGGAGAAAAGTTTGATGAAAATGATGTGATTACATGTTTTGCT AACTTTGAAAGTGATGAAGTAGAACTCTCCTATGCTAAGAATGGACAAGATCTTGGCATTGCTTTCAAAATCAGTAAGGAAGTTCTTGCTGGACGGCCACTCTTCCCGCATGTTCTCTGCCACAACTGTGCAGTTGAATTTAATTTTGGTCAGAAGGAAAAGCCATATTTTCCAATACCTGAAGAGTATACTTTTATCCAGAATGTCCCCTTAGAGGATCGAGTTAGAGGACCAAAGGGGCCTGAAGAGAAGAAAGATTGTGaa GTTGTGATGATGATTGGCTTGCCAGGAGCTGGAAAAACTACCTGGGTTACTAAGCATGCAGCGGAAAATCCAGGGAAATACAACATTCTTGGCACAAATACTATTATGGATAAAATGATG GTGGCAGGTTTTAAGAAGCAAATGGCAGATACTGGAAAACTGAACACACTGTTGCAGAGAGCCCCACAGTGTCTTGGGAAATTTATTGAGATTGCTGCCCGAAAGAAGCGAAATTTCATTCTGGATCAG acaaatgtgTCTGCTGCTGCCCAGAGGAGAAAAATGTGCCTGTTCGCAGGCTTCCAGCGAAAAGCTGTTGTAGTGTGCCCAAAAGATGAAGACTATAAGCAAAGAACACAGAAGAAAGCAGAAGTAGAGGGGAAAGACTTACCAGAACATGCGGTCCTCAAAATGAAAG GAAACTTTACCCTCCCAGAGGTAGCTGAGTGCTTTGATGAAATAACCTATGTTGAACTTCAGAAGGAAGAAGCCCAAAAACTTTTGGAGCAATataaggaagaaagcaaaaaggCTCTTCCAccagaaaagaaacagaacactggctcaaagaaaagcaataaaaataagagtGGCAAGAACCAGTTTAACAGAGGTGGTGGCCATAGAGGACGTGGAGGATTCAATATGCGTGGTGGAAATTTCAGAGGAGGAG CCCCTGGGAATCGTGGCGGATATAATAGGAGGGGCAACATGCCACAGAGAGGTGGTGGCGGCGGTGGAAGTGGTGGAATCGGCTATCCATACCCTCGTGCCCCTGTTTTTCCTGGCCGTGGTAGTTATTCAAACAGAGGGAACTACAACAGAGGTGGAATGCCCAACAGAGGGAACTACAACCAG AACTTCAGAGGACGAGGAAACAATCGTGGCTACAAAAATCAATCTCAGGGCTACAACCAGTGGCAGCAGGGT CAATTCTGGGGTCAGAAGCCATGGAGTCAGCATTATCACCAAGGATATTATTGA